AATCTCCTGAACTCCAAAGATCTGCATTCTCTCTCCCAAGCCGGGCGCCTGCACCCCGCTGTCCCAGCAGCGCGACTTAGGCTTCCGCTCTTTTGGCCTGGAACTCGCAGAGCTGGTCTCTGCTGCTGTCCGGTCCCCCCTCAGCTCGTCACCACTTGGTCTACGCCGCCTGCATTCTCTGTGTGCGGGGCCCGCCCGCACTGCGGGGAGAGTCCGGGATCCGCCCACGCTCCTCCCGGCTCTGCGTCGCCGTCTCCCTGAGTCGCGCGCAGGCTGCGTGGCGGTGCGAGCCGGGCGGGCAGCCATGGCGCTGCTCACCGGGAGGTAGCGGGGCTGGGCCCGGGGAGACGCGGGGCCGCCATGGCCCGGCGGCGGCGCCGCGCCTGCATCGCGCTGTTCCTGGTGCTGCTCTTCGCCTTCGGTACTCTCATGGGCCTGCGCACACTCAAAGCTCCGGACGGACTACCCGCGCTGGGCCCGGGCCTGGAGCTGGCACCCTTTGAGCGACGTCCAGAGGGGGCCCCCGCGCCCGCCGCCCGCGCCCCGGCCGTCCCCGCCgcaccgccgccgccgctgccgcctcGCACCGCGGAACCGCGCAGTTCGGCCGGGCCGGTCGCCGCGGAGGCCGAGTCCGCCCCCGGGCAGAGTCTGCGCGTCTACTCGGACCTCCACGCCTTCTACTACTCGTGGTACGGGAGCCCGCGGCGCGAGGGCCACTACATCCACTGGGACCACGTCATGGTGCCGCACTGGGACCCCAAGATCTCGGCCAGCTATCCCCGCGGCCGTCACAGTCCCCCGGATGACCTGGGGTCCAGCTTCTACCCAGAGCTGGGGCCCTACAGCTCCCGGGACCCTGACGTGCTGCGGGAGCACATGACCCAGCTCAAGGAAGCCGCCATCGGTGAGTTCCCCGGACCCCTCAGCCTCGCCCATCTTCCCCATTTTCGTTCCCCATCTGCTGTCCTGTCACCGGCCTTTGATTCCATTCAACCTCCAACTTGACTTCATAGCCTTTCCTTCCCATTACGGGCCCACTACGCGGCATTGCGCCTTCTTTTTAGTATTCCAATTGCCTTTCTGGACCCTTCTGACCCCCAATTCCAGAGCCTTCCTACAGGGCGGAGCAGCTAGGGGTTTGTACCAGAGCTGTCCTGCATAGGGACAGCAAAGAGAGGAAGGCAGAAACTTCAAATCTGTTGGGCTTTTGGGTTTCAGGGAAGTGAAAAACTGGGTTTTCTGGTTCCTCAGGAGTCTGGGGTTCAAAGGAATAAAGCCTGGTATGACCTCTGCTTTCACATCAGGTGCAGGGAAGAGCAGCGGCTCTTCTTGCTTTTGCTGGCTGTAGAGAGGAAAGTTTGCCCATGTTGTATGACAGACCCTGCTTGGGGGGAGAAAGAGCTTTTCATTAAGTGCCTATCCACAGGACAGGTCCCTGGGAGTCTCCTTTGTAGGCTGGCGTGTTCAGTTGGTTCAGATTTTATTACTAAATTCTGCTACACTTTGTAGTACATTTTAATATCGTACTTGGAGATGGTTTGTGAATGACGGGGAAAACAAGGAATGACAAAGAGAGGGGTGAGAAATATTCAAAGATAAACAAGACAGGGGCCATCCTTCAGGTTTACAGTCTAGAGTCACAGTCAAGTCATGGCAAATGCTCTGAGATACACCAAGATGACTTTTTGCACAGGCCTCTACTCTATGTGAGACCTCAGAGGTGATCCTCTTTTTGGAACGTAGGACTGGGGCTTCTGGGTGGGTGTGGCATGGCCACCCTCTCCACTTCCTTCTGCTATTTGCTGATGGAACCAAAAGCCTTCTGACCTGCTTGGTGCTCTATGGCTCTCCTGGCCAGAGCGATTCAGCACTGCAGGCATGGACAGCTCCGAAGCTCTGGGATTGGTTCTGCAGGAAATGAACCTGGCAGAAGGTTTCCATGAATAGTTTTTCAGTTGGAAATCATCTGCCAGGAAAGAGAAGTCTGTTGAGGAGTACTCTGTACCTTTAAAGTGTCTTCTATGTTGTGTTTCAGGCGTCTTGGTTCTCTCTTGGTACCCACCTGGCATGGCTGATGATAACGGGGAACCCTCAGATGATCTTGTACCTGCTATTCTGGATACAGCCCACCAGTACAACATCCAGGTGAGTCTCAAAGAAGAGGTCATGTGCTCTCTCATTCTGGAGATGACTCCTCCTCTGCCTACAGGGTTAAAGCCCCTAGGGAAGTTCTTGGCTGTAGTCCAGGGATGGTAAATAGGGAGCCAGTGTGGTGTTGGGGGAGGGTTCTCATAAGCATTGCCTGTGTCACATTTactttatttgagaaaaataaatataggataGATGGGCGACTAAATAAATACCactttttattaaataacaaCAGAAGTTAGTTTGGAGACCCTGACCTTGGGTAAAGGCTAGGAAAGTGCTAAATGGACCTACAGATTGAATTCTGGATCCAACTCCCTAGCAGGAGGCAGCGCTGGTGGTGACACAGGTCATCAGCTCACCTTCAAGTGGAAGGACATGAAGCAAGCATGTGGTTATTTTCACTGAATGTACCAATTAGGTCAATCTCCACAACTAtggcaaaggaagaaaaatgacaggAGCTACATGTCCTATTCCTGAGTCCACCACTATCACATTTAACAGATCAAGACACTTTTTCCTATCAACACAGCTTCCCATTGTTTCAGGCAGCTAGTGCCAATCACTTGGAACTGGTACATAGGTTGAAACCTGTCAGCCATCCTGTAGCCCACCAGAATGATTCCTAGATGCCCTGTTGTGGAAGGTGAGCAAATTTTTtgtccttctccttttttttctttttggtctagAAAGATAGTGTCAGTCTTAACTCTATTGTGCCCTCCATTGCCAGGCTTTCTCCTGAACTCAGCTTCCCCTTCAGACCATGTTTGGAGCATGAGCCTTATTTGTGGCCCCTGGACAATCTCTTGACCAGTAAATCCTTTGTTTGTGGCAGGTGGCTTTCCATATCCAACCCTACAAGGGCCGGGATGACATCACTGTTCATGACAACATCAAGTACATCATTGATACGTAAGGCTGTTCTGGGGGCtaggtttctttttatttatttattttttttttgtgtgtgtgtgtgtgtaatttatttttcaggtgtagttggacacaatgcctttattttatttatttttacatggtgctgcgGGACTAGGGTTTTAATGGGgatcaaaatggagaaaaagggaTAAAAAGTCTGGGGGGACAGGTCAAGAGATCCAACCTGCCTGTGTTCCCAGCAACTGTTTTGTAGTAAATTACTGGGTTTagcagggtgcagtggctcacagctataatcccaggcacttgtgaggctgaggcaggaggattgtaagttcaaggccagtctcagcaacttagtgaggccttgtttcaaaattaaaaaaaaaaaaaaaagagttggggatgtagctcagtggtaaattgcccctgggttcaatcccccaataTAGAAAGAAATTAGTGGGTTTGAAGTCAGGCTACCTGGATTTCAATTCCAGGCCTGGGGACTCTGTGATCAGAGGCAACCTGAATCTGTTAGGCACtttgctcttggacttcccagtttcCGTAACTATGAGAAATGTGTTTAACTCAATAAAAGTGTTTGCCGGGGGAGGGGTGGTGGTGCAGGGAGTATAGCATTTAGCTTACGTAGCATGcaggaaaccctgggttcaatccccagcccccctttccCCCTGAAAACTCTGCAAAGATCTGGGGTAAGGGGAAAATTCCAGAAGACTGGCAAATGTCAAGGCCCTAAGATGTGACAAGCCTGACATGACAGGGAACAGAAGGCCAGATGGGTAGTGGAGATGGGTAAGATAATGGCAGGAGTGGAGGTAGGCAGGGTCAGATCAAGCAGGTGGGACCTTATAGGTGGTGATAAACTAGCAGTCAGATctgctttacattttaaaaataaaaattgtattatagGAGGTAGAAATGGAAGACTGGAGACCAGTTAAATGGCTAATGCTGCAGTTCATATCAAAGATGGTGGTGGTGTGCCTCAAATGGGGAAGTGAGGTTTAGTAATGGCAAGGCTAGGGAAAGGAAGGTGAGGAACAAGGTTCTTGCTTAGAGGCTTGGTAAGTCCAACCATGGAGACTAGTTGAATCCCAAATTGTGCTATGAGCATTGAGAACAATCCCAATGTGGCTGCTTCTAAAGCTGTGCTAGTTTCTTGCATCCAACTCAGGctccttccttctgctcctcagataTGGATCCCATGGTGCGTTTTACCGCTATAAGAACAGCATTGGCAAGAGCCTCCCACTCTTTTATATCTACGACTCATACCTAACATCCCCTGAAGCCTGGGCCCACCTCCTGACACCCAATGGGCCCCACTCAATCCGCAACACTCTCTATGATGGGGTCTTCATAGCACTACTGGTGGAGGAGGGTCATACCCATGACATCCTTGCTGCAGGATTTGATGGCATGTACACCTACTTTGCCTCCAATGGTTTCTCCTTCGGCTCCTCCCACCAGAACTGGAAAGCTGTTAAGAACTTTTGTGACGCCAACAACCTCATGTTCATTCCAAGTGTGGGGCCTGGCTACATTGACACTAGCATTCGACCCTGGAACAACCACAATACTCGGAACAGGGTCAATGGCAAGTATTATGAGACAGCCCTGCAAGCAGCCCTGACCGTGAGGCCTGAGATCGTTTCCATCACCTCTTTCAATGAGTGGCACGAAGGTACCCAGATCGAGAAGGCCATTCCCAAGAAGACACCAACACGCTTGTATCTGGACTACCTGCCTCATCAGCCCAGTCTGTACCTAGAGCTGACCCGCCGCTGGGCAGAGCATTTCATAAAGGAGAAGGAGCAGTGGCTGATGTGAGGGGCCCATGAACAAGGGCATGAGGTGTGCTGGCTCAGCTGAGGCTGTAGGTACTCAATGGTCCCCAAGTGAGCAGCTGAGTGCTTCTGGGTGGGCCATGAAGCCAGGGCCCCTATAGAAGAGTCTATTCCTCAGGTAAGCAGTGCTGGGGTAACCTGTGATGCAAAGTGAGGTGGTGTACCCAAGGGAAGAGTAGAGGCTGGCAGGTGACTTTTACTTAGCCCAGGCAGCTCCACATCCTCCTCAGAACACTTTCATACAACCTCTGCTGCAAGTGGTGGTTGTCTTGTGGAGTCACCCGACCACTGCTCTTGGAAAGTTTTCAGGATTCTGAACTAGTATGCACCCTGCTCCTTTCTGCCAGCCTCCCCACAACATTGTCTTCTTGGAAGACAAGCAACCACTTCTAAGACTTTTTAGAAGGAAACTTTCTAAAAGGAAGCTCCTCCCAGTAGATTCCTGAACCCAATTACCAGGAAGTCATCTTGAACATTCACACATTTATTCAACACTCACAAACTGAGCACCTTACTATGTGCTAGGTGCTGGGGAAAACTTGACTGAGGAATGGCTCCTGTCCTTCTGAAACTTACAGGAATCAGCCTTCCTTACTTGGTGTGGCCTTGTCGCTAGTGCTTGGGCACAGTTttaagttttgtgtttttttttttggcaattgtACCCAGTGCTGAGAGTTCAGTTCCTTTTCCTCGAAGAAAATACCTCTGTGCTCCAGAACCTACTTTCTCTGGGATGAACTTTCAGTTCCAGGCAGAGTAGTAGGATACCTTTTCCCTTTAGCTGCCCAAACTGAACAGGGCCCACTTGTCAGAACCGCTTTCAGTGCTACTGTGATTTTTACTAATGAAGTATCAAGCAGTATTCTCAAGTCCACACTCCTTTTGCCCCCAAGACCTGTTTCTGACCTGAGTCAGATTCTGGGACAAAA
This region of Ictidomys tridecemlineatus isolate mIctTri1 chromosome 11, mIctTri1.hap1, whole genome shotgun sequence genomic DNA includes:
- the Maneal gene encoding glycoprotein endo-alpha-1,2-mannosidase-like protein; amino-acid sequence: MARRRRRACIALFLVLLFAFGTLMGLRTLKAPDGLPALGPGLELAPFERRPEGAPAPAARAPAVPAAPPPPLPPRTAEPRSSAGPVAAEAESAPGQSLRVYSDLHAFYYSWYGSPRREGHYIHWDHVMVPHWDPKISASYPRGRHSPPDDLGSSFYPELGPYSSRDPDVLREHMTQLKEAAIGVLVLSWYPPGMADDNGEPSDDLVPAILDTAHQYNIQVAFHIQPYKGRDDITVHDNIKYIIDTYGSHGAFYRYKNSIGKSLPLFYIYDSYLTSPEAWAHLLTPNGPHSIRNTLYDGVFIALLVEEGHTHDILAAGFDGMYTYFASNGFSFGSSHQNWKAVKNFCDANNLMFIPSVGPGYIDTSIRPWNNHNTRNRVNGKYYETALQAALTVRPEIVSITSFNEWHEGTQIEKAIPKKTPTRLYLDYLPHQPSLYLELTRRWAEHFIKEKEQWLM